A region of Pseudomonas cavernicola DNA encodes the following proteins:
- the rplX gene encoding 50S ribosomal protein L24: MQKIRRDDEIIVIAGKDKGKRGKVLKVLADDRLVVGGINLVKRHTKPNPMSGVQGGIVEKEAPLHASNVAIFNGETSKADRVGFKVEDGKKIRVFKSTQKAVDA; encoded by the coding sequence ATGCAAAAGATTCGTCGTGACGACGAGATCATCGTGATCGCCGGCAAAGACAAAGGTAAGCGTGGCAAGGTGCTCAAGGTTCTCGCTGACGACCGTTTGGTCGTTGGTGGGATCAACCTGGTGAAGCGCCATACCAAGCCGAACCCGATGTCGGGCGTTCAAGGCGGTATCGTCGAGAAAGAGGCGCCGCTGCACGCCTCTAACGTCGCCATTTTCAACGGTGAAACCAGCAAGGCTGACCGCGTTGGTTTCAAAGTAGAAGACGGCAAAAAAATTCGTGTCTTCAAGTCGACCCAAAAAGCGGTTGATGCTTGA